In Dioscorea cayenensis subsp. rotundata cultivar TDr96_F1 chromosome 11, TDr96_F1_v2_PseudoChromosome.rev07_lg8_w22 25.fasta, whole genome shotgun sequence, a single genomic region encodes these proteins:
- the LOC120271615 gene encoding protein FAR1-RELATED SEQUENCE 5-like — protein sequence MEADPRLEPFLGMEFEPGEAAKAFYIAYASRFFAREKDFGGRSEWLKGRRPGSVGPLLEKDAGQCLRYNDSGPDDAENLLEYFNKTQEENPAFYFAVQVEANNCMTNIFWADAKARMPYTYFGDAVFLSNIHHQWVPVYFKDTFFAEVFMSQKLDDFDKVVQKYFTTKTPLRVAVRQLEQALANRYEKEAQKDFVTMFNKPFLRTASSVEKQAAGIYTRTIFNRFQEEFLESLGYQVDKIVDGVISKFRVVRNGDAYTVTYNASETKAHCSCLFEFSGILCRHALKVFIVVGMHKLSKDFILKRWTRNAKSGAVLDDCGVGFQSNCEEPSTS from the exons ATGGAAGCAGACCCGAGGCTGGAGCCCTTCTTGGGCATGGAGTTTGAGCCTGGAGAAGCAGCAAAGGCGTTCTACATTGCTTATGCTAGCCGGTTTTTTGCTCGCGAGAAGGATTTTGGAGGGAGAAGCGAGTGGTTAAAGGGAAGAAGACCAGGAAGCGTGGGGCCTCTGTTAGAGAAGGATGCAGGGCAATGCTTGAG GTATAATGACTCGGGCCCTGATGATGCTGAGAATCTCCTTGAGTATTTCAACAAAACACAAGAGGAGAATCCTGCATTCTATTTTGCTGTGCAAGTTGAAGCCAATAATTGTATGACAAATATCTTCTGGGCTGATGCGAAAGCTCGGATGCCTTACACCTACTTTGGTGATGCTGTG TTCTTATCCAACATCCACCATCAATGGGTACCAGTTTACTTCAAAGATACATTTTTTGCTGAAGTTTTCATGTCTCAGAAATTGGATGACTTTGACAAGGTCGTTCAGAAGTATTTTACCACAAAGACCCCTTTGAGGGTGGCTGTTAGACAACTAGAGCAAGCCCTTGCAAATCGATATGAAAAGGAAGCCCAAAAAGATTTTGTCACCATGTTTAATAAACCTTTTCTTAGAACTGCTTCATCAGTTGAAAAGCAGGCAGCTGGTATTTATACAAGGACAATCTTTAACAGGTTTCAAGAAGAATTTCTTGAATCTTTGGGATATCAGGTAGATAAGATAGTGGATGGGGTTATTAGCAAGTTTAGGGTTGTAAGAAATGGGGATGCTTACACTGTCACTTATAATGCCTCGGAAACAAAAGCACATTGCAGCTGCCTGTTTGAGTTTTCTGGCATTCTTTGTCGGCACGCCCTTAAAGTCTTCATAGTAGTTGGTATGCATAAGCTTTCGAAAGATTTTATCTTGAAGCGCTGGACTAGAAATGCCAAGAGTGGTGCTGTATTGGATGATTGTGGTGTGGGATTCCAAAGCAATTGTGAAGAACCTTCAACATCGTGA
- the LOC120272233 gene encoding protein FAR1-RELATED SEQUENCE 5-like, translating into MEGALSEDDGLMRDSGNMDLNNNNGDPHMALALGALGVELNQHIQSHLLQMENSDIGEPLIGMEFDTDEAAKEYYVAYANRVGFGVRMNKSRRSRKDDTVIMRRFVCTREGFHSKRVIYDDGKKKRKRGTTREGCMAMIEVIRKDHGKWVVTKLVTDHTHMVALPGKIRPQLEKSSFLNDSAYLVHGESSGGFNNLKNFNRGIRVNPFGEGGEAQGLLEYLKRMQAENPAFFYAIQVDNNNCMTNVFWADAKSRLAYQYFGDTVTFDTTYKKTKYMMPFATFRGVNHHLQSVTFGCALLMDETKGSYIWLFETWLAAMGGQHPHSLVTDRDKAMEGAITRVFPNTRHLFCKWHILSRCKQKLSDVYLKYPTLKAELKKCVNESETIEEFETNWEYMLDRYNLWDNTWLQSLYDIRRKWATVYQKDTFFPELSGSQRSESLNKFFKRNFNTKTSLLLFIQRFDQAMATQYEKEAEADFATVYSKPPLKSPSPMEKQAAEIYTNAVFDKFQEEFVESLGYYVERFENGPVSKYSVAKEEDSSKTYIVSFSESEKKATCSCCKFESSGILCRHILRVFFIVGVRVLPEEYILKRWSRNAMGSVVLDERVIEPGLSFQEYLVAWYNDLCLDAVKYGMEGAISAEVYKVAKIALHNAFAEVVAAKNMQKKGQQNLQRFARLQKMHYKMPLPKLQTKKTPTKSEMQLILDLMEVLIKDECNFMVGSSSLYTLICLEVW; encoded by the exons ATGGAAGGTGCTTTAAGTGAAGATGATGGGTTGATGCGAGATAGTGGCAACATGGAtcttaataataacaatggtgATCCTCACATGGCACTGGCTTTGGGTGCTCTTGGTGTTGAGCTGAACCAGCACATCCAGTCACACCTGCTGCAGATGGAAAACTCTGACATTGGGGAACCTTTGATTGGGATGGAGTTTGATACTGATGAGGCTGCAAAGGAATACTATGTTGCATATGCGAACCGTGTAGGGTTTGGTGTCCGAATGAATAAATCACGTCGATCCAGGAAGGATGACACTGTGATCATGCGTCGGTTTGTTTGCACGAGGGAGGGCTTTCATTCAAAGAGAGTGATCTATGATGatggaaagaagaagaggaagcgTGGGACGACGAGGGAGGGTTGCATGGCAATGATTGAGGTGATACGGAAAGATCACGGGAAGTGGGTTGTTACCAAACTTGTGACGGATCACACCCATATGGTGGCACTGCCTGGCAAAATCCGCCCTCAGTTGGAGAAGTCTTCATTTTTGAATGACAGTGCATACCTGGTTCATGGAGAATCGAGTGGTGGATTTAATAACTTGAAGAACTTTAACAGAGGAATTAGAGTCAATCCTTTCGGGGAAGGTGGAGAAGCTCAAGGGCTTTTGGAGTATCTGAAGAGAATGCAAGCTGAGAATCCGGCTTTCTTTTATGCTATCCAAGTTGATAACAATAATTGCATGACCAACGTATTTTGGGCGGATGCTAAATCTAGGCTGGCATACCAATATTTTGGCGATACAGTCACGTTTGACACTACTTATAAGAAGACAAAGTATATGATGCCGTTTGCAACGTTCAGAGGTGTGAATCATCATCTGCAGTCAGTTACGTTTGGTTGTGCATTACTTATGGATGAAACAAAGGGTTCATATATATGGCTTTTTGAGACATGGCTTGCTGCCATGGGTGGCCAACATCCGCATTCACTTGTTACTGATAGAGATAAGGCTATGGAAGGAGCAATCACAAGGGTGTTTCCAAACACTCGTCACCTCTTTTGCAAATGGCACATACTAAGCAGGTGCAAACAGAAACTGTCTGATGTATATTTGAAGTATCCTACATTAAAAGCAGAATTGAAAAAATGTGTCAATGAGTCTGAAACCATCGAAGAATTTGAGACTAATTGGGAGTACATGTTGGATAGGTATAACCTTTGGGACAACACTTGGCTTCAATCACTGTATGATATCCGTCGAAAGTGGGCCACTGTCTACCAGAAAGATACATTCTTTCCTGAACTGTCTGGTTCACAACGATCAGAGAGCTTAAACAAGTTTTTCAAGAGGAATTTTAACACAAAGACCTCTCTGCTTTTGTTTATCCAGCGATTTGATCAAGCCATGGCAACTCAATATGAGAAGGAAGCTGAGGCAGATTTTGCTACTGTATACTCAAAGCCTCCATTGAAGAGCCCATCTCCAATGGAAAAACAAGCAGCTGAGATTTACACCAATGCAGTATTTGACAAATTTCAGGAGGAGTTTGTTGAATCATTGGGTTATTATGTTGAAAGATTTGAGAATGGACCTGTTAGCAAGTATAGTGTGGCAAAGGAAGAGGATAGTAGTAAGACTTACATTGTCAGTTTCAGTGAATCTGAAAAAAAAGCAACCTGCAGCTGTTGTAAGTTTGAATCTTCTGGCATCTTATGCAGGCATATATTGCGGGTGTTTTTCATTGTTGGGGTTCGTGTGCTCCCAGAAGAGTATATATTGAAACGATGGTCTAGGAATGCCATGGGCAGTGTTGTTTTGGATGAAAGGGTAATTGAACCTGGACTTAGTTTCCAAGAGTATCTGGTTGCTTGGTACAATGACCTTTGCCTGGATGCTGTCAAATATGGAATGGAGGGGGCAATATCTGCGGAGGTATATAAGGTTGCCAAAATTGCACTTCACAATGCATTTGCTGAAGTTGTTGCTGCAAAAAACATGCAAAAGAAAGGGCAACAAAACCTGCAGAGATTTGCGAGGCTACAGAAGATGCACTACAAGATGCCATTGCCAAAATTGCAAACAAAGAAGACGCCTACAAAATCAG AGATGCAGCTGATTCTGGACTTGATGGAGGTGCTGATCAAAGATGAGTGCAATTTTATGGTCGGCAGCAGCTCTTTGTACACTCTCATCTGCTTAGAAGTATGGTAG